In one window of Epinephelus fuscoguttatus linkage group LG20, E.fuscoguttatus.final_Chr_v1 DNA:
- the LOC125881115 gene encoding 5-hydroxytryptamine receptor 3A-like: MMLAGFLFLLLFTEGSTFNYSEHTELDYFNHQKSNQSSEESGKTSINSYDYYNYSDNSKDDEVICSYEDVLRQLNMSRKMELYTMARPVRNYKTTTLVHLQMSIYGILDVREKDQAFVPYVWIYMGWGNDRLGWHPSNFCGLEQVVVPTEVLWRPDLTIEEMTEKDKAPPTPFLTLRWDGRVEYRNDQVLVSTCRMQVYKFPFDIQSCNLSFKSVVYSDKELKFEAILDASKITDWSREVMRTQYEWLFISMTVKEKTVNNFSYNQSMIVYTIKMRRRSVLYIANFLLPILFFFCLDLASFLISDNGGEKLSFKVTVLLAVTVMQLILNEILPASSDRIPLIAVYCIGMFGLMLLSLLETILVMYLMEKDSTSQDNKANNVQSLSEDCGGKWSKDDIHSCDGEVKKWNHCACVCDVPADEPPSELLSVAKEGSSSHLKEEGQDLENISDELREMVKTLIQLLDSRKQENKPGYWTRVTKTINKVFFIFYATASSLFLIVIFSMWNTAADE, from the exons ATGATGCTTGCAGGTTTCCTCTTTCTGCTCCTCTTCACAG AGGGAAGTACCTTCAATTACTCAGAGCACACAGAGCTTGATTATTTTAATCATCAGAAGTCAAACCAGAGCTCTGAGGAGA GTGGAAAGACCTCCATTAACTCATATGATTATTACAACTATTCGGACAACAGCAAAG ATGATGAGGTTATCTGCAGTTATGAGGATGTTTTGAGACAGCTGAACATGTCAAGAAAGATGGAGCTGTACACCATGGCCCGACCTGTAAGAAattacaaaacaaccacactgGTACACCTCCAAATGTCTATCTATGGCATTCTGGATGTG agagagaaagaccaGGCTTTCGTTCCTTACGTTTGGATTTATAtg GGCTGGGGAAATGATCGGCTTGGTTGGCATCCATCTAACTTTTGTGGACTCGAACAAGTAGTAGTACCTACTGAAGTATTGTGGAGGCCAGATCTAACTATTGAAGAGAT GACAGAGAAAGACAAGGCCCCGCCAACTCCTTTTCTCACCTTAAGATGGGATGGTCGTGTGGAATATAGGAATGACCAGGTGCTGGTCAGCACGTGCAGGATGCAAGTTTACAAATTTCCTTTCGACATTCAGAGCTGCAACCTCTCTTTCAAGTCTGTCGTATACTCCG ATAAAGAACTAAAGTTTGAAGCCATCCTTGATGCTTCAAAAATCACAGACTGGTCTCGTGAAGTAATGCGGACTCAGTATGAGTGGCTGTTCATCAGCATGACTGTCAAAGAGAAAACTGTCAACAATTTTAGCTACAACCAAAGCATGATCGTTTACACT ATCAAGATGAGGAGGCGGTCTGTCCTCTACATTGCCAACTTCTTGCTACCCATCCTGTTCTTCTTCTGTCTGGACTTGGCCTCCTTCCTGATCTCAGACAATGGAGGCGAGAAGCTCAGCTTCAAGGTCACTGTGCTGCTTGCTGTCACTGTGATGCAGCTTATTCTCAATGAAATTCTGCCTGCCTCTTCAGACAGGATTCCACTTATAG CGGTCTACTGTATTGGGATGTTTGGATTGATGCTGCTGAGCCTCCTGGAGACAATTTTAGTGATGTATCTGATGGAGAAAGACTCTACATCCCAAGACAACAAGGCAAATAATGTCCAAAGCCTGAGTGAGGACTGTGGAGGTAAATGGAGCAAAGACGACATACACAGCTGTGATGGAG AGGTGAAGAAATGGAATCACTGTGCCTGTGTCTGTGATGTACCTGCTGATGAACCTCCATCTGAACTGCTGTCTGTGGCCAAAGAG GGAAGCAGCAGCCATCTCAAGGAGGAAGGCCAGGACTTGGAGAACATCTCAGATGAGCTGAGGGAGATGGTGAAAACACTGATTCAGCTCCTCGACAGCAGGAAGCAAGAAAACAAGCCCGGCTACTGGACCAGAGTGACTAAAACAATCAACAAAGTCTTCTTCATTTTCTATGCCACAGCTTCCAGTCTGTTTTTAATTGTTATCTTTTCAATGTGGAACACTGCAGCAGATGAGTAG